One genomic window of Sardina pilchardus chromosome 15, fSarPil1.1, whole genome shotgun sequence includes the following:
- the LOC134102777 gene encoding alpha-N-acetylgalactosaminide alpha-2,6-sialyltransferase 5-like translates to MKKCYGLLLVGIFTMGTYLLVVYTSTDPPVPQVRVSQHRVRLTKSKASSWRSSPLTLDGYNNIVDNQPLRMHCNSCSLVMSSGHLWGSKRAEEIDRADCVIRMNDAPTEGYETDVGRRTSLRVVAHSSLDQLLRNRNRLLRPGQDSVYVFWGPSSLMNQQGLSYKKLRNIKKASPQLKMYTVSQQKMQQLDRLFKDETGMDRRMSQSWLSTGWFTMVLAIELCNRIDVYGMASPDFCQSPNQPVSYHYYGFSRVSECAMYLTHEHGERGGHHRFITEKLVFADWARTFDIHFHQPDWTPVLPAQNGTTSPVTLTGS, encoded by the exons ATGAAAAag TGTTATGGATTGCTCCTGGTTGGGATCTTCACTATGGGTACATATTTGTTGGTCGTTTACACCTCGACTGACCCACCAGTTCCTCAGGTCAGAGTGAGTCAACATAGAGTCAGACTAACCAAATCAAAAGCCTCATCATGGAGATCTTCACCATTAACCTTGGATGGTTACAACAACATTGTTGATAatcag CCCCTGAGGATGCACTGCAACTCCTGCTCCCTGGTGATGAGCTCTGGGCACCTGTGGGGCAGCAAGCGGGCAGAGGAGATCGACCGCGCGGACTGCGTGATTCGCATGAACGACGCCCCGACCGAGGGCTACGAGACGGATGTGGGCCGGCGCACCAGCCTGCGGGTGGTGGCCCACTCCAGCTTGGATCAGCTGCTACGGAACCGCAACCGCCTGCTCCGGCCGGGCCAGGACTCTGTCTACGTGTTCTGGGGCCCTAGCTCCTTAATGAACCAGCAGGGACTGAGCTATAAGAAACTGCGGAACATAAAGAAAGCGTCGCCTCAGCTCAAGATGTACACCGTCTCCCAGCAGAAGATGCAGCAGCTGGACAGACTCTTTAAAGATGAGACGGGGATGGACAG ACGAATGTCTCAATCCTGGCTAAGTACAGGATGGTTCACCATGGTTCTGGCCATTGAGCTTTGTAACAGGATTGACGTTTATGGAATGGCGTCACCTGATTTTTGTCA GAGTCCCAACCAGCCTGTCTCCTACCACTACTACGGATTCTCCAGGGTCTCAGAGTGCGCCATGTATCTGACCCATGAGCACGGCGAGCGCGGAGGTCACCATCGCTTCATCACCGAGAAACTGGTGTTTGCCGACTGGGCTCGAACTTTCGACATCCACTTCCACCAGCCCGACTGGACTCCCGTGCTGCCCGCACAGAACGGCACGACTTCCCCAGTCACCCTGACAGGGTCCTGA